A genomic stretch from Arachis stenosperma cultivar V10309 chromosome 3, arast.V10309.gnm1.PFL2, whole genome shotgun sequence includes:
- the LOC130969858 gene encoding nuclear transcription factor Y subunit B-like, producing the protein MAGGNNKRNQTSPVGSPTSGNISDSSSSKEQQDRFLPIANVSRIMKKALPPNAKISKEAKETVQECVSEFISFITGEASDKCQREKRKTINGDDLLWAMTTLGFENYVGPLKLYLNNYRETEGDKTSMPVNHHHHHHSPEPNNHHHGVADFAGFNGNNNDGGFYSVGPHQVLNHSTITTATTTPSKSFNNHHQSVVDNVNGDADANANGNDNRRLMMPSDLRSYRVEW; encoded by the coding sequence ATGGCAGGAGGGAATAATAAGAGGAATCAAACAAGCCCAGTGGGAAGTCCAACATCAGGGAACATCTCAGATAGTTCTTCATCGAAGGAACAACAAGACAGGTTCCTCCCAATTGCAAACGTCAGCAGGATCATGAAGAAGGCGCTGCCGCCGAATGCAAAGATCTCGAAGGAGGCGAAGGAAACTGTTCAGGAGTGCGTGTCTGAGTTCATAAGCTTCATAACTGGTGAAGCTTCCGACAAGTGCCAGAGGGAGAAGAGGAAGACCATCAATGGTGATGATCTTCTTTGGGCCATGACTACGCTTGGTTTTGAGAACTATGTTGGACCCTTGAAGCTTTATCTCAACAACTATAGGGAAACTGAAGGGGACAAGACTTCCATGCCGgttaatcatcatcatcatcatcattctccaGAACCCAACAATCATCATCATGGTGTTGCTGATTTTGCAGGTTTTAATGGTAATAATAATGATGGAGGGTTTTACTCTGTTGGGCCTCATCAAGTTCTGAATCACAGTACTATAACTACTGCGACTACTACTCCATCAAAGAGtttcaataatcatcatcagaGTGTGGTTGATAATGTCAATGGTGATGCTGATGCTAATGCCAACGGTAATGATAATCGTAGGTTGATGATGCCATCAGACCTACGTAGTTATAGGGTTGAATGGTAG